From one Nitrososphaerales archaeon genomic stretch:
- a CDS encoding aminotransferase class I/II-fold pyridoxal phosphate-dependent enzyme — translation MASKHEVMDFRNELEFLQKDNLYRTLITIDALGPTAKINGKKVILLCSNDYLGLSRNQRVIRSMIYAIKNGISQCSSRLVSGNSSTLEELESNLAKQKRRESALVYPTGYMANLGVISNLARKGDLIASDELNHASIVDACKLSGASVIVFKHNNVEDLQSTLSVGGYRHKLVVTEGVFSMDGDLADLKEIGKVSQENDALLIVDDAHGDFVYGKHFRGTTEYLNAERYVDVIVSSMSKGLGSFGGYATGNSELMEYLINKSRQFIYTSALPTGFASASIVALKICMKGLQQRKLWNNVRKFREGLMNMGLNVGSSSHIIPILIGDERRSLEFSKMLLKEGVFAQAIRYPTVPKGSARIRVSMTSLLDNYINDTLDAFCKVTRFISV, via the coding sequence TTGGCCTCAAAGCATGAAGTTATGGATTTTAGAAATGAATTGGAATTTTTGCAGAAAGATAATCTCTACAGGACACTGATTACTATAGATGCTCTAGGACCAACAGCGAAAATAAATGGCAAGAAGGTTATACTTCTGTGCTCAAACGACTATCTTGGTCTTTCACGCAACCAACGAGTAATAAGATCGATGATCTATGCGATAAAAAATGGTATATCACAGTGCAGTTCTAGGTTAGTCTCTGGTAATAGTAGCACATTAGAAGAACTTGAATCTAATTTGGCAAAACAGAAGCGCCGTGAGAGTGCCCTCGTATACCCAACAGGGTATATGGCGAATTTGGGAGTCATCTCAAACCTAGCACGTAAAGGTGATCTAATAGCTAGCGATGAACTTAATCATGCCAGCATAGTTGATGCCTGTAAACTGAGTGGCGCTAGCGTAATTGTGTTCAAACATAACAACGTTGAAGATCTGCAATCCACGCTATCTGTGGGAGGATATAGGCACAAATTAGTAGTTACAGAGGGGGTGTTCAGCATGGATGGGGATTTAGCGGATTTGAAAGAAATTGGGAAGGTTTCGCAAGAGAACGATGCGTTGCTAATAGTTGACGACGCCCATGGTGATTTTGTGTATGGTAAACATTTTAGAGGTACAACGGAATATTTGAATGCGGAAAGGTATGTTGATGTTATAGTAAGCAGCATGAGCAAGGGTTTAGGCTCTTTTGGCGGATACGCTACAGGCAATAGTGAATTGATGGAGTATTTGATCAACAAATCACGGCAGTTTATCTATACATCTGCTTTGCCAACGGGATTTGCATCAGCATCTATTGTTGCATTGAAGATCTGTATGAAAGGTTTACAGCAGAGAAAATTATGGAATAATGTAAGGAAGTTTAGGGAAGGTTTAATGAATATGGGTTTGAATGTTGGTTCATCGAGTCACATAATACCAATACTAATAGGCGACGAAAGGAGATCTCTAGAATTTTCAAAGATGTTGCTCAAAGAGGGGGTTTTTGCGCAGGCCATACGGTATCCCACAGTTCCAAAAGGAAGTGCGAGGATAAGGGTATCGATGACCTCGCTACTCGATAATTACATCAATGACACTTTAGATGCCTTTTGTAAGGTAACCCGTTTTATATCAGTATGA
- a CDS encoding 30S ribosomal protein S8 encodes MAAQNVLSNLLVTVYNNEMRKKRECIVAPGSTFAKEVLRVMKDQGYIENFQYIQDGRGGKFKIQLFAKINKCGVITPRFSVKHNQYTSWERQYLPSYQRGILIVSTPQGVMSHHEAEQKGIGGVLVGYVY; translated from the coding sequence TGCTTGTAACCGTGTACAACAATGAGATGAGGAAGAAGAGGGAATGCATAGTCGCACCTGGGTCTACTTTTGCAAAGGAGGTGCTCAGGGTGATGAAGGATCAGGGTTACATTGAGAATTTCCAGTATATACAAGATGGAAGAGGAGGAAAATTCAAAATACAATTGTTTGCCAAGATCAACAAATGTGGAGTTATTACTCCCAGGTTTAGCGTTAAGCATAATCAATATACGAGCTGGGAGAGGCAATATCTGCCATCATACCAAAGAGGCATACTCATCGTATCTACACCACAGGGTGTGATGTCCCATCATGAGGCGGAGCAGAAGGGAATTGGAGGTGTACTTGTAGGTTATGTCTATTAA
- a CDS encoding 50S ribosomal protein L6, whose amino-acid sequence MSIKSEVKPEKEEIVAEIEIPDKVIAKFANNILEISGPKGTVRKDFLKIPVNLAVDNKRITITPFGSRRKDRAVTNTCRSVIRNMITGVLEGYTYKLKIVYAHFPISIKIKGKQISIENFFGERSPRVVDIIGDCKASVEGEDLVVKGPSLEDVSQTAANVELGTLIKEKDKRVFLDGLYIYSREKGM is encoded by the coding sequence ATGTCTATTAAAAGCGAAGTTAAACCTGAGAAGGAAGAGATTGTAGCTGAAATAGAGATTCCTGATAAGGTTATTGCGAAATTCGCTAACAACATCCTTGAGATTAGCGGTCCAAAGGGAACTGTGAGGAAAGATTTTCTGAAGATCCCTGTTAATCTAGCTGTTGATAACAAGCGAATAACCATTACGCCTTTTGGTAGTAGAAGGAAGGATCGGGCCGTTACTAATACATGTAGGTCTGTGATTAGAAACATGATCACAGGTGTTCTAGAGGGATATACATACAAATTGAAAATAGTTTACGCGCATTTTCCGATTTCAATAAAGATCAAAGGTAAGCAAATATCTATCGAGAACTTTTTTGGGGAGAGATCACCACGTGTTGTCGACATCATTGGAGATTGCAAGGCAAGCGTTGAGGGTGAGGATCTGGTTGTCAAGGGTCCTAGCCTTGAAGATGTCTCACAAACAGCTGCGAACGTGGAACTCGGAACCTTGATTAAAGAAAAAGACAAACGCGTCTTCCTTGATGGTCTCTACATCTATTCTAGAGAAAAAGGAATGTAA
- a CDS encoding Snf7 family protein, producing the protein MTFISKWTRSEKPSFTEKLKRTIKPPPALKPRIEEAQRNLQLQVSRLDIVASKLKERDQALFRKVVSAMQQHDTEYSMVLSNELSQIRKIMRMVSHAKLALEQIHLRLSTITELGDVVVTLSPAMAVVKNVRSGLVGMMPQIDNQMEEISQLLSGILIESGQVANNGINIANQASTTDAQAILDEAASVVEQEVKSKLPDLPMTSMKKSSEKLSDNEMLT; encoded by the coding sequence GTGACGTTTATATCGAAATGGACAAGATCTGAGAAACCTAGCTTCACCGAGAAACTTAAGCGTACGATCAAGCCCCCGCCAGCACTGAAACCACGTATTGAGGAGGCACAACGCAATTTACAGTTGCAGGTATCTAGACTAGATATTGTTGCATCAAAGCTGAAGGAAAGAGACCAAGCGTTATTCAGGAAGGTAGTTTCCGCTATGCAGCAGCATGATACGGAATATTCGATGGTTTTATCGAACGAATTATCACAGATTCGCAAAATTATGAGGATGGTAAGTCATGCAAAGTTAGCATTAGAACAGATCCATCTCCGCTTAAGTACCATAACAGAACTTGGTGATGTTGTGGTCACGCTTAGCCCCGCTATGGCAGTTGTAAAAAACGTAAGATCTGGTTTGGTAGGCATGATGCCGCAAATAGATAATCAGATGGAAGAAATTTCGCAGTTGTTAAGTGGGATATTGATTGAATCAGGGCAGGTTGCTAATAATGGCATTAACATTGCAAATCAAGCGTCTACTACTGACGCCCAAGCAATACTTGATGAAGCAGCTTCGGTCGTTGAACAAGAGGTAAAGAGCAAGCTACCAGACCTACCAATGACATCGATGAAGAAATCATCAGAGAAACTATCTGATAACGAGATGCTCACCTAG